In the Nitrosopumilus cobalaminigenes genome, ATTAGAATGGTCAGAAAAGGTTCATCAACATTAGAGTTGTATCCACCAAAATTTGAATCAAGAACTCAGAAAAAAGAAGATGCAGTTATTGAAATTGAGGGAGAAGAAGAAGCATCTTCTATTGTTAGAAAATTAATTTCATTGTACTTTTTAGGATTCAAAACAATTAACGTAAAACCAAAAAATGGGAGATTAAATGCTCATCAAAGAAACACAGTGAAAGAAGCTGTAAAACGAATGCTAATGGGTTCAGAAATAATTGCGGATTCAAGTGGTGGGATCACGGTTCAGGTACTTGTCAATTTATTAGAATTATCTGTAGATGGAGCTTTCAAGCGAATGATTCACTTGGCAAAATCAATGTCAAGTGATGCAATTTTGGCAGTTAAAGAAAATAATTTGGAATTAGCCCAAGAAGTAATCAATACAGATGATGAAGTGGATAGATTTGGATTTTATATAATTCGACAATTAAAAATTGCAATTCAAAATGAACACATGCTAAAAGAGATGGGTTTTAGAAATGCTAGAAATTGTTTAGGATACAGACTAGTTGTAAAAAACATAGAAAGAACAGGTGACCATGCAGCATTTATTGCCAAAGATCTGATTGAATTTAAAAAACCAGTAAAAAAAGAGATTCTACAAAAATTACAGGAAATGAATGAATTTTGTTTATCTGTTTTAGATGATTCATGTCTTGCATTATTCAAAGAAGATTACAACCAGGCTGAAAAGACAATTACAAAAATCGATGAAATATCAAAATATGAGAAAAAAGTTAGAGATGCATCAAAATCGCTAAAAGATGATGAAGAAATCTATAGGGTTAGAAGAATGACTGAGAATATTCGAAGAGTTGCTGAATATGCTAGTGACATAGCAGAAATAGTTTTGAATATGAATATAGAAAAAACACTAAAAAAATCAGATTAATTTCTAAATAATGTCCAATACAATTATCTTAGATTCAATTAGAAAAATGAATTAGAATGAATTCTGCAATTTTAATCACATATGATCAAGAAGATGCCATTAATGAGGCCAAAGGACTATGTGATGCTGCAGGATATGAAGTAGTTCACATAATCACGCAAAATTTTCTGCAGAAGCCAAAATATGGGATTAGTGGAGGAGTACTAGAACAGTTAGAAGAGATTGCGGATAAATTAAGACCAAATGTAATCATTTATGACGAAATTCTAAAACCAAGTCAAAATTACAATCTTGCAACGGTACTACATAGAGAAGTATTAGATAGAGAAGCGTTAATTCTTGAAATTTTTGAAAGTAGAGCATCTAGTGCGGAATCAAAATTACAAGTGAAACTAGCACAGTTGAGATATGAAATGGCAAGAGCTAAAGAGAAAGTTAGACTTGCAAACTTGGGCGAACAACCAGGATTCATGGGAATAGGAAAATTTGAAGTCGATGTGTATTATAACGATATCAAACATAGAATGCAAACAATAAGATCTAAGCTAGAAAAAGCTGGAAAACAAAGAGAGCTTCATAGACAAGGAAGAAAGAGAATGGGATTCAAAACCATATCACTTGCAGGATATACTTCTGCAGGAAAGACTACATTGTTTAACAAGACAACTGGTGAAACAAGAACTCAAAGCAAAGAATTGTTTACCACTCTAACTACAACTACACGTAGACTAATGATAGATCAAGAACCATTTCTAATTGCAGACACAGTTGGTTTTATCAGTAAATTACCAGCCTACATGATTGATGCATTCAAATCAACATTAGAGGAATTAATACATACAGATGTGATTGTTTTAGTAATTGACATTAATGATTCAATTGCTGAATTAAAAAAGAAATTTTCTAGTTGTATGAGAACTTTAAGTGAATTAGGAGTAGAACAAGACAAAGTAGTGTATGCTTTAAACAAATCAGATTTATTAAAAAATGAAGAAATTCAAAGGAAAGTAGAATTTCTTAATTTATCTGAAAATAAAAAATTGGTTTCAGTTTCTGCAAAAACTGGAAAAAATATTACAGAATTAAAAGGATTGATCAAAGAAATTATTGAAAGTCAGAGTTTCCATAAACCAAAAACTAACGCATGGGAAGGAGTTGAAAAAACATTTGGTAATTGAAGTAGTTAGAATTGGACAACGCCTAGTAAGAGATGACAGGGTAACAACACATGTTGCACTAGTTTCTAGAGGATTTGGTGCAGAGCGAATTTACATGACAGAGATAAATCCTGAGATCAAAGACACCATTGGGAAAATTAACAATACTTGGGGAGGTAATTTTGAGATAGAGTATATTGAAAAATGGAAACCAGTTGTAAAAAAGAAAAAAGAGGAAGGATTCAAAATTGTCCATCTTTCAATGTATGGTGAAAATATCAATAATGCACAAGAAAAAATTAGAAATGAAGAAAATTTGTTAATTGTTGTAGGTGCTGAAAAAGTTCCAAGAGAAATTTATGAATTAGCAGATTATAATGTCGGAGTTGGAAGTCAACCTCATTCAGAAATTAGTGCTTTGGCAATTCTTTTAGATCGTATCCAAAATGGAAAACAATTTGAAAAAGAGTTTCCCAATGCAAAAAGAAAGATCATTCCTACCAAAAATGGGAAAAATGTGCAGGTAAAGGAAACAAGGGATTAATAGTAGAAAATCAGGAGTGATTAGAGTTGGTAGACAAATACGAAGATCCTTTTGTAAGAATTGCTTCAATGATTGGAGGAGATGAATATCTCAAAGTAGCAAGATCTCTTCTAAAGGCCGAAGATGCTACAGATGAAGAAATAGCAAGTTCTACAGGTCTTAGAATTAACATGGTAAGAAAAGTATTGTATGACCTATTTGGAAAATCACTAATTACTGGAATTAGAGTCAAAGATGAACGAAAAGGATGGTTTGTCTATAGATGGAGAACCAGAAGAGAAGAAGTAGAGCATTTTATTGAAAATCAAAAGAAGAAAATTGATGAAAGGTTACAACAAAGATTAGATTATGAAAATGCTTCAGATTTCTATCACTGTGGAAACGAAGATTGTCCTAGAGTGACATTTGAAAATGCACTTGATGGAATGTTCAAATGTCCATCATGTCAGAATGTATTAAATCTAAAAAAGAATGATAAGTCTAAAAAAGCATATCAAAAGAAAATTGATGAGATCAAAAAAGACATGCAACAAACTTTTTGAAAATTTTTGAAATTATATTAAATAAAAAAATTGAAAACCAGGTTACTAGAATAAATAGGAGAAAATCGTCGGAATATCCTTGAGTCAAATAGCTACAGTAAATCCATCAACAGGAGAAGAAATTAAAACATTCTCAGCAATGGACAAAAATCAAGTATTTGATTTAGTGGGAAAAGCAAAAAGAGCATATCCAGAATGGAAAAAAGATTATGAAAAACGTAGAAGTTACATTTACAATTTAGTAGAATATCTAAAGAAGAATAAAACAAAACTTGCAACCGTAGCTACATCTGAAATGGGAAAACCACTCAAAGAATCAATTGGAGAGATAGAAAAATGTGCATGGGCTTTAGAATTTTATGCAGATCATGGAGATAGTTTTCTTTCTGATGAAGTATTAAACACGGATGCAAGAAAGAGTTTTCTAACTTTTGAACCACTTGGTGTAATAGGCTCCATTATGCCATGGAATTTTCCATATTGGCAAGCATTAAGATTTGCAGCTCCATGTTTAATGGCAGGAAATGTGATTGTGATGAAACCATCTAGAGTCACAATGCAATCAGGTATTGAAATTGAAAAAGCATTTACTGAATCTGGAATGCCTGATGGAATATTTCAAACAGTTGTTGGAAGTGTCGAATCTGCAAATCATCTTATAGATTCAGATGTTAATGCTGTAACTTTTACTGGAAGTACTAATGCCGGAGCAAAAGTAGGTGAAAGAGCTGCAAAGAATTTGAAAAAATGTGTATTAGAATTAGGAGGGAGTGATCCTTTCATTGTATTAGATGATGCAATTATTGAAAAGGCTGCTGAAGGTGCTGTAAAAGGTAGATTCATCAATTGTGGTCAAAGTTGTGTTGCATCAAAAAGATTTTTTGTTGGAAAAAATATTGCAGATGAATTTATTGAATTATTTATTAAAAAAGCATCTCAGCTCAAAGTAGGAGATCCCATGTCAATTGAAACAGATGTTGGGCCATTATCAAGTAAAGACGGTTTGGAAACAATTTCTGGAATAGTTGAAGATGCAAAAGAAAAAGATGCTGAAATTCTTTTGGGAGGATCTAAAATTGATGGAAAAGGATTCTTTTACAAACCAACAATTCTTAGAAATATTAAATCAGATATGAGAATTGCAAAAGAAGAAACTTTTGGTCCAGTAGCTCCAATTACAATTGTTGAGAATGAAAGTGAGGCAGTCAAACTAGCAAATGAGAGTGAATTTGGTCTTGGTGCAAGTATTTGGACAAAAGATCTTGCTAAAGCAGATAAGATGTCAAGACGAATAGAATCAGGGATTGTGAGTGTCAATAATGTTGTAATTTCAGATCCAAGAATTCCATTTGGAGGAATTAAGCATAGTGGATTTGGAAGGGAATTATCAAGATATGGTATGTTAGAATTTGTAAATTTGAAATCAGTTAGATTTTATGATAATTTAACTCATCATCACTACGTAGAATAGATATTTTTAATTTAAAAATTATTCCTCAGAATCTGATTCATCATCAAATTCTTCATCTTCCTCTAAGTCATCTTCTTCATCATCACATTCTTCTAATTCAACATAAGTTGGATTACCATCTTCTCCAAAGAAAATCTCAATGCAGATATCAGTATCTAAAGTGGAGACTAGGGTTTCGATTAATTCTTTAGGAAAATTTCCCAGTCGACTTGGATCAGATGAATATCGATATGTTGTTAACTCATTTTCATGGTAAAAATCAACTTCAATATCACCAGTGGTAAATTTTCTGACTGTTGTAACTTGACCAAATATACTTGTAGGCAAATTTAACTTCCTTGTTCAGAAACATCTTTTGTAAGATTTTCAGCTAATTGTTCATAATGTTCTCTTGTTTTACCAAGTTCATCAAGTTTTGATTTTTCAATTTCAGTTAATTCTTTATCAACTTTTTCAGATACATATTGTAACCTTGCTTCTGCCATCATGAATAATTTGTTATTCTCCTTCCACAAATGTTCAGTAATATGTTCTACATATTGTTGCATATCACTAACCAATTTTGTTGAATCACCTGATGCAAGATATTCTTTTGCTGATGCTTCCATTTCAGTGCCAATTTCTCTTGAACGTTGATGATCAATTAACATCATTGCAATTGGTCCCATATTGGTAGGTAATCCTGCTTGTTCTAAAGCAGGGAATAATGATTTTTCTTCTTTACTATGATGACAAACATCTGTAAAGTTTTTTGAAAAATCAATTACAGGTAATAATATTGATTCAGGAATTTGTTTATTATCGTTCAATAATTGAATGGTAGACTCCATTGCTTTGA is a window encoding:
- a CDS encoding phosphate uptake regulator PhoU, whose translation is MEDGGETRKIQFTGKSSYIVSLPKQWIMELGLKQGDQIRMVRKGSSTLELYPPKFESRTQKKEDAVIEIEGEEEASSIVRKLISLYFLGFKTINVKPKNGRLNAHQRNTVKEAVKRMLMGSEIIADSSGGITVQVLVNLLELSVDGAFKRMIHLAKSMSSDAILAVKENNLELAQEVINTDDEVDRFGFYIIRQLKIAIQNEHMLKEMGFRNARNCLGYRLVVKNIERTGDHAAFIAKDLIEFKKPVKKEILQKLQEMNEFCLSVLDDSCLALFKEDYNQAEKTITKIDEISKYEKKVRDASKSLKDDEEIYRVRRMTENIRRVAEYASDIAEIVLNMNIEKTLKKSD
- the hflX gene encoding GTPase HflX; its protein translation is MNSAILITYDQEDAINEAKGLCDAAGYEVVHIITQNFLQKPKYGISGGVLEQLEEIADKLRPNVIIYDEILKPSQNYNLATVLHREVLDREALILEIFESRASSAESKLQVKLAQLRYEMARAKEKVRLANLGEQPGFMGIGKFEVDVYYNDIKHRMQTIRSKLEKAGKQRELHRQGRKRMGFKTISLAGYTSAGKTTLFNKTTGETRTQSKELFTTLTTTTRRLMIDQEPFLIADTVGFISKLPAYMIDAFKSTLEELIHTDVIVLVIDINDSIAELKKKFSSCMRTLSELGVEQDKVVYALNKSDLLKNEEIQRKVEFLNLSENKKLVSVSAKTGKNITELKGLIKEIIESQSFHKPKTNAWEGVEKTFGN
- a CDS encoding tRNA (cytidine(56)-2'-O)-methyltransferase — protein: MVIEVVRIGQRLVRDDRVTTHVALVSRGFGAERIYMTEINPEIKDTIGKINNTWGGNFEIEYIEKWKPVVKKKKEEGFKIVHLSMYGENINNAQEKIRNEENLLIVVGAEKVPREIYELADYNVGVGSQPHSEISALAILLDRIQNGKQFEKEFPNAKRKIIPTKNGKNVQVKETRD
- a CDS encoding transcription factor, which translates into the protein MVDKYEDPFVRIASMIGGDEYLKVARSLLKAEDATDEEIASSTGLRINMVRKVLYDLFGKSLITGIRVKDERKGWFVYRWRTRREEVEHFIENQKKKIDERLQQRLDYENASDFYHCGNEDCPRVTFENALDGMFKCPSCQNVLNLKKNDKSKKAYQKKIDEIKKDMQQTF
- a CDS encoding NAD-dependent succinate-semialdehyde dehydrogenase, translated to MSQIATVNPSTGEEIKTFSAMDKNQVFDLVGKAKRAYPEWKKDYEKRRSYIYNLVEYLKKNKTKLATVATSEMGKPLKESIGEIEKCAWALEFYADHGDSFLSDEVLNTDARKSFLTFEPLGVIGSIMPWNFPYWQALRFAAPCLMAGNVIVMKPSRVTMQSGIEIEKAFTESGMPDGIFQTVVGSVESANHLIDSDVNAVTFTGSTNAGAKVGERAAKNLKKCVLELGGSDPFIVLDDAIIEKAAEGAVKGRFINCGQSCVASKRFFVGKNIADEFIELFIKKASQLKVGDPMSIETDVGPLSSKDGLETISGIVEDAKEKDAEILLGGSKIDGKGFFYKPTILRNIKSDMRIAKEETFGPVAPITIVENESEAVKLANESEFGLGASIWTKDLAKADKMSRRIESGIVSVNNVVISDPRIPFGGIKHSGFGRELSRYGMLEFVNLKSVRFYDNLTHHHYVE
- a CDS encoding hemerythrin domain-containing protein, yielding MSTASLRRDHELIEKVIKAMESTIQLLNDNKQIPESILLPVIDFSKNFTDVCHHSKEEKSLFPALEQAGLPTNMGPIAMMLIDHQRSREIGTEMEASAKEYLASGDSTKLVSDMQQYVEHITEHLWKENNKLFMMAEARLQYVSEKVDKELTEIEKSKLDELGKTREHYEQLAENLTKDVSEQGS